The following is a genomic window from Candidatus Moraniibacteriota bacterium.
CAAGGTCGAGACGATGCGTCATGAGACGATGCAATTGACGAGTAGGAGCACTCACAACAATACCTGTTTCCTCCAAAAGTTCTCGCAACACTGCATCGAAAGAACTCTCACCTGCCTCCGCTTTTCCCCCTGGAATTCCCCAACGGCAATCCTTCTTTCTCCGAAGAACCAAAAAATGGTCCCAACGCCATACGAACACGATAACTGCCCGCTCATACACACCATCACGCATTTCTTTTCTCCTTTTTCCAAAGAACTACATTTATTTCACTGCTTCCCCACCCGATATAAGCACCAGGCAGACAAGAACCGACTGTTCTCAATTTCGCCTTTCCGTATCATTGACTCGATCTCTTCTTCTGTAAACCAAAAACTTTCGATTGCCCCTTCTTCTTCCGGATCCGGCGGAAGCGATGCCTCTTTCAGGCTCTCACCCAAAAAGACATACATCCGCCCCTTCGACTTTCGGTGATCATAATAGTAATCACCAAGAGCGGAGAGCGTGTCCGCCTGATAGCCGGCTTCTTCCATCAGCTCGCGATTCGCACCGACATCGACGCTCTCATCCGGGAGAAGAAGTCCGCCCGGAAACTGGTAGAGGTGTTCGTTTGCCGGATAGGAATACTCCTTCTGGACAAGAATCTTCCCGTCGGGGCGGCGGCAAATCACTGTCGCACCATCGACAATGTGCTTTGAATAGAGATAATTCAGCCGAGCACCACTCGGAAGCTCGACCTCATCTTCGATAAGCGTCACTCGCGGATGAGTAAACACTTCTCGAGAAGAAAGCTTTTTCCACATATAGCCCATCTTGACGGCTCTTCCTTGAGCTGTCAATGTTGGGGAAGCAAACGTAAAGAACAGACAACTGGCAACAGAACAAGAAACTCTCCACATTCCCATCTTCTATCTTCCACCCGCTATCTCCCTCATTCGTGATTCCTAATTCCTTCTTCACTCACTCTATGAATCCGAGCATCTTCAAAGCCTACGACATTCGCGGCATATACGGCACAGACTTCAATGAGAAAGATGCGGAGAAAATAGGCCGTGCCGCTATCGAAGCACTGCAGCTCAAGACCATAGCCCTCGGTCGTGACGCTCGCGTCTCGAGTCCCGCGCTCTTCAAAGCTTTCGCAAAAGGAGCCATGGATGCGGGCGCTCACGTGATCGACTTGGGACTCCTCACAACGCCCATGGTCTACTTTGCCTCGTGGCACCTCGACGTGGACGCTGCCGTCTCCATCACCGCCTCACACAATCCGCCAGAGTACAACGGGATGAAAATTGCTCTCAAGAATGCCCTCCCGGTCGGAGAAAAAACCGGACTCTTCGATATCCGCGATCGGGTCTTGAAAAACGAATTCGCAAGCACGAATAGGAAGGGTTCGCTTTCGACACAGGATATAAAACCCGCTTACGAAAAACAATTTGCAAAATTCGCTCGGTTCGGGAATCGGCACTTCAAGGTGGTGATCGACACCGCAAATGCCATGGGCATTCTCGAGCTCCCGATATTCAAAATGTTCCCGGAGAACATCGAACTTGTCACCATGTATGATGATTTGGATCATCCGTTCTCGGCACACGAAGCAAACCCGCTCAAAACCGAAACCCTCGACGAACTCCGAGAGCGTGTCGTTGCAGAGCGTGCCGATCTCGGCATCGCCTTCGATGGCGACGCCGACCGCGTCGGCTTTGTAGATGAAACCGGCGAGATAATTCCCATGGATCACATGACCGGTATCATCGCCAAGGAAGTCCTGAAGTCGCACCCGGGCGCAACCATCCTCTATGATCTCCGCTCCTCGAGAGCGGTGCGAGAAGTGATCGAAGAATCGGGCGGCGTCGCCAAAGAGTGCAAAGTGGGACACGCCAATATAAAGCAGCAAATGCGCGACGAGAAAGCCGTCTTTGCCGGAGAACTCTCCGGACACTACTATTTCCTCGAAAACTCCTACGCCGAAGCCGGCTCTCTCGCCGCCCTCATGATACTCTCCGTCATGAGCGAAACCAAGCAGACCGCATCCCAACTCGCAAGCGACCTGAAACGCTACTTTCATTCGGGAGAGATAAACAGCGAAGTTGAAAACAAAGACGCCATCCTGAAAAAACTCAAACAAACCTATGCAGATGGAGCCGTCTCTCATCTCGACGGCATCAAGATAGACTTCCCCGACTGGTGGCTCAATGTCCGCCCATCGAACACCGAACCTCTTCTCCGCCTCAACCTCGAAGCCAATACCCAGGAACTCATGACAAAAAAACGCGATGAGGTGCTCACAATTATACGAGAGAAGTAATACTATGCCAGAAGAGTTTTCCCATCCGGCAATGAATTTGCAAGAGAAGAAACCAATCGTTTTTACGGCGCTCTCGAAGAGATACTTCTACATGCGGATGCTCATTGTGAAATATGTCTTGGAAAATGGATGCGTCCCCATCAATCCGTTCATGTCCTTCGACTACTATCTCGCAGATACCGTTGGGAGAAATATCGTCCGAAATGCCAACAACAATCTCGTAGCGATCGCCGATGAACTCTGGATCTTCGGATCGATAAGCAATGGAGTCATGGCGGAAATACGACAAGTACATAGCACAAAGAAACCGATACGGTTTTTCACGATAGAGAACGACCAAGAAATTTCTGAAAGTTCAAAAGACAACCTTATCTTCGAAGATGGAATGGAAAAATTTAAGGCAGAACTTGAAAATCTATGATCGCGAAAGTCATCCTCGCTTCGCCACACGGATTTTGCGCTGGAGTGGCGCGTGCTGTGAAAACCGTTGAGGACACGCTCGATATCTTCGGCGCACCCGTCTATATCAAGCATGAGATCGTCCACAACAAAACGGTTGTGAAGACATTGAAAGATCGCGGGGCAATCACGATCGACAGCGCCAAAGCCATCCCGGAAAACTCCGTTGTTGTTTTCTCGGCACATGGGTCGCCACCCGAAGATTTCGAGATCGCACGAAAGAAAAATTGCACGATCATCGATGCGACATGTCCTCTCGTAAACAAAGTGCACCTCGAAATGCACCGCTTCATGAAAGACGGCTACTCGGTCGTCTATATCGGACACAAGGGACACCCCGAAGGTATCGGGGTCATCGGAGAAGCGAAGCACACCTACAAGAAATCGGTTCCGTTTATCGAGACCAAAGCCGACATCGAAGCGCTTCATTTTGACAGCAAAGAGAAGCTCGCCTACCTCACCCAGACAACACTCAGCATCCCCGAAACAGCAGAAATCATCCAAGCGCTCACCGAAAAATATCCGCATATCGTCGCCCCTCCCGGCAAAGACATCTGCTATGCGACGACCAACCGCCAAAAAGCCGTCTCCGAAATAGCAGAACTCGCCGATATCGTCCTCATCATCGGCTCGAAGAATTCTTCCAACTCCACCCGACTCGCCGAAACCGCATGCGCCAAGGGAAAACCATCCTATCTCATCGATAGCGCAGATGATATCGATCCCACATGGTTCGACGGTGCACAAACGGTTGGCATCAGCGCTGGTGCCAGCGCCCCCGAATCCCGCGTCCAAGAAGTTGCCAAGTATTTCAAAAACCTCGGCGCCACCATCGAAGAACACGCGACAACCGTGGAATCCACCCGCTTTATGGAGCCACTCGAATTGAAAGAGATGAAGGAGAAATCTTCACGTAAGCGAGCTTCATGAACACTTCAACAGAAAAGAAGAAAGTGATCGTTCTCAAAATAGAAAGGCACGCAAAGTAAATTGCGTGCTGAAAGGAACATCTCAATATCTTTCCCCTTCTAAAGAAGCGAGGAACAGCTAGGGAATTGGCATCACCTCACATATCTCACATACCACATTTGTTTTGAATTTCATCCATCCAACTCGGATCCCATGTTGTCAGACAGACACAGGATTCAGAAGAGGTTAGCATCTTAAGCGCTTCATCAAGAAACCTCTTATACCGCTTGCAAAAAATTCTCCGCGCTACAACGAGCATCCAATACCAGAGAACTTTATTCCTCCTTTCAGTCGCGCCTACAGTGTTCAACATTTGATATCTACTCTCGCGTTCGTTCTCATGTTGCCATCGGACAACAGAAAAGTCGGCAGCATAGAAAAACCGGTCAATCGAAATCCTTTCGTCCGCCTGAATTTGCGAATCATCCCGAAAACAAAGTGCCCATGTTCGGAATACTTCTCGAACAGAAGCGGAGGGAGCGTTTTCAGTATGGAATTTCTTTTTAAACTCACGCTCTGTAAAGAACATCAAAAGCTGATTATGAACCGTTGCTTCTTTCGGAAAAGGAAAACGAGCAGCTGTTGCAGACATAGCTATCCCCTTCGGAGATGTGAGGTGATTAAGTTAAGGAACAACAAAAAAAGTATAAACTGTCTTCTAAAAATTTGTCAATCTTTACACTGCCGAGACTCTGTGCAATAGTGGCAATGGGTAGCCTTCAGAACAGAGGTTCGACAAATTGAGTCCCCCTTGGTTTCCAGGGAAAAAGAACGATTTTTTTCCGACACTATCAATTCTTGGGATTCAGACACTCCTCTCGCATTGAGGGCTTTTCCCGTTCTGCCAACTCCAAACAAAAAATCGCCTTCGAAGGCGATTTTTATTTCTCCGTTAAGCACTTTCTTGTGTATTACTCAACGCCGCGTTCGTATTGTACTTGGGATTTGGATATCTCTACGAGGCGATGCGGTTTCTTGATGGCGAAGTAGCGGATCGGTTTGCCGAGCGATTCGGCAACGCAGATCTCTTTGGCAACGCCCTCCGATACCGGTCCAAACACCCAGAGTTCATTGGAACGCGCCACAAGCACATTGTTCGCCTCGATCATGAACTTCCGATCTACCGTGTCGAGTAGAAAATAATCATAGAGTGTGAAGACCGTGAGCGGTATCCGTTTTGCCTCCAAGATATACCGCGTGATAAACATCCGGTAGCAAAACGACCGCTTCGACATCGCCGCAAACACCACCGGGATATCCGCTCGAAACTTCGGCTTTGCACTACTTTTTCGTTTCCCGGTTTCAGCCATAACAATCGTACTATCGGAAAATCAGAACACCACAACCAATCCGGAACCTATCCGGTCACAAGTCCTATCTTCTCTCGCACATCGAGCATCTTTCGTTCGGCGATTGCACGCGCCCGCTCCGCGCCACTATGAAGGATTCGAAGCGTATCATCATCGGAAAGAGCGCGAAACTTCTCCTGGAAGCCGGCAAGGAATTCCGCCACAACATCCGCAAGATCTCGCTTGAAATCCGCATACCCCTTCCCCGCATATCGCGCGACCACTTCATCCGTCGAGACACCGCCGAGAAGCGAGTATATATTGATAAGATTTTTGAGCGCCGGCTTATCGTCCGCATAAAGTATTTCCGCCCCGGAGTCCGTCACCGCTTTCATGATTTTCTTTTTCGCCGCTTCCGGATCATCCATCAGCGCAATGTAATTGTATTCCGAGCTCGCCGACTTCGACATCTTCTTCGCCGGATTGTCGAGACCCATAATCAAAGCGCCCTGCTTCGAAAGCTTTCCCTCGGGGACAATGAATGTTTCGCCAAAGCGCCCATTAAATCGTTCAGCAATATCGCGCGCCAACTCAACATGTTGCATCTGATCCTTCCCAACGGGAACCACTGCTGTGTCATACAAGAGTATATCCGCCGCCATCAGTGTTGGGTATGTGAAAAGCCCCACTCCGGAACTCGACG
Proteins encoded in this region:
- a CDS encoding NUDIX hydrolase; the protein is MWKKLSSREVFTHPRVTLIEDEVELPSGARLNYLYSKHIVDGATVICRRPDGKILVQKEYSYPANEHLYQFPGGLLLPDESVDVGANRELMEEAGYQADTLSALGDYYYDHRKSKGRMYVFLGESLKEASLPPDPEEEGAIESFWFTEEEIESMIRKGEIENSRFLSAWCLYRVGKQ
- a CDS encoding phosphomannomutase/phosphoglucomutase; amino-acid sequence: MNPSIFKAYDIRGIYGTDFNEKDAEKIGRAAIEALQLKTIALGRDARVSSPALFKAFAKGAMDAGAHVIDLGLLTTPMVYFASWHLDVDAAVSITASHNPPEYNGMKIALKNALPVGEKTGLFDIRDRVLKNEFASTNRKGSLSTQDIKPAYEKQFAKFARFGNRHFKVVIDTANAMGILELPIFKMFPENIELVTMYDDLDHPFSAHEANPLKTETLDELRERVVAERADLGIAFDGDADRVGFVDETGEIIPMDHMTGIIAKEVLKSHPGATILYDLRSSRAVREVIEESGGVAKECKVGHANIKQQMRDEKAVFAGELSGHYYFLENSYAEAGSLAALMILSVMSETKQTASQLASDLKRYFHSGEINSEVENKDAILKKLKQTYADGAVSHLDGIKIDFPDWWLNVRPSNTEPLLRLNLEANTQELMTKKRDEVLTIIREK
- the ispH gene encoding 4-hydroxy-3-methylbut-2-enyl diphosphate reductase, translated to MIAKVILASPHGFCAGVARAVKTVEDTLDIFGAPVYIKHEIVHNKTVVKTLKDRGAITIDSAKAIPENSVVVFSAHGSPPEDFEIARKKNCTIIDATCPLVNKVHLEMHRFMKDGYSVVYIGHKGHPEGIGVIGEAKHTYKKSVPFIETKADIEALHFDSKEKLAYLTQTTLSIPETAEIIQALTEKYPHIVAPPGKDICYATTNRQKAVSEIAELADIVLIIGSKNSSNSTRLAETACAKGKPSYLIDSADDIDPTWFDGAQTVGISAGASAPESRVQEVAKYFKNLGATIEEHATTVESTRFMEPLELKEMKEKSSRKRAS
- the trpS gene encoding tryptophan--tRNA ligase codes for the protein MEKQRIFSGIQPSGNLHIGNYLGAIKQWVELQEAYDAIFCVVDLHAITVPQNPEELRRRTIEIAKIYIAAGIDPNRSTLFVQSHVREHTELGWILNTIARMGELERMTQYKDKSQKGESSSSGVGLFTYPTLMAADILLYDTAVVPVGKDQMQHVELARDIAERFNGRFGETFIVPEGKLSKQGALIMGLDNPAKKMSKSASSEYNYIALMDDPEAAKKKIMKAVTDSGAEILYADDKPALKNLINIYSLLGGVSTDEVVARYAGKGYADFKRDLADVVAEFLAGFQEKFRALSDDDTLRILHSGAERARAIAERKMLDVREKIGLVTG